One Vibrio pomeroyi genomic region harbors:
- a CDS encoding OmpA family protein — protein sequence MRYFKLALLSSILLMGCAETPDTTMTRHQIDDLADDDRDGVINQRDLCADTPEGVTVDIKGCANWKIVEDVEVLSVAFDFDKYALKPEHTAVLNELVRLLGEQPDASVTLVGDTSSEGTNTYNKALAKKRTGVIRDALIDRGIDGERIFEQEFTQITSLTQHLHKRKRRTIAVLKTESMEVNPSWNIFTSEMQLDSNSDVESKTSIDPVGGQ from the coding sequence CTTGCTAATGGGTTGTGCAGAAACGCCCGACACGACAATGACTCGTCATCAAATTGATGATCTAGCGGATGATGACCGTGATGGGGTGATTAACCAACGCGATCTTTGTGCTGATACTCCAGAAGGCGTAACGGTAGATATTAAAGGCTGTGCCAATTGGAAAATCGTCGAAGATGTTGAAGTGTTAAGCGTGGCATTTGATTTCGATAAGTACGCCCTTAAACCTGAACATACTGCGGTACTCAATGAACTTGTTCGTTTACTGGGAGAACAGCCAGACGCATCGGTGACTTTGGTTGGCGATACCAGTTCTGAGGGTACAAACACTTATAACAAGGCACTGGCGAAGAAAAGGACTGGCGTGATTCGAGATGCACTGATTGACAGAGGCATCGATGGTGAGCGAATTTTCGAACAAGAATTTACCCAAATAACCAGCTTAACTCAGCATCTTCATAAGCGTAAGCGCAGGACCATCGCAGTGTTAAAAACAGAGAGCATGGAAGTGAATCCATCTTGGAATATCTTCACCTCAGAGATGCAGCTCGACAGTAACAGCGATGTGGAATCTAAGACATCGATTGACCCAGTAGGAGGCCAGTAA
- a CDS encoding PstS family phosphate ABC transporter substrate-binding protein has protein sequence MKRLSNKSSLLLAAVPMLFSASTFASDASEIGLVAIEPNMQGLVEDLLKSQEIDLDILLSDSVPEQMIMQRSRVGITSKKWTDKEMARFDMRYGYRPTELMFTADVIAILANENNPATSISVAELIDVFGCSNDPKHPKWTPSSDTRGGESLDTHMLPFAIDHNLQGHTTFSSWVECGSDGEYANTQFLADLPDLINKIEDEDAAIGYTVYSDQISDVKWLSVVDNLGVNYDLNKETILSGRYPLATVYYMYLNIPAHRKGFTEQEKFFVGLTLSEEHQSVLNQYGFISLPPEAIQRNKVRLSLEEPAIEGGYK, from the coding sequence ATGAAACGTCTATCGAATAAATCGAGCTTACTACTTGCTGCTGTACCTATGTTGTTCTCGGCATCGACGTTCGCAAGTGATGCCAGTGAAATTGGTTTGGTCGCAATTGAGCCGAATATGCAGGGCCTTGTTGAAGACTTACTTAAGAGCCAAGAGATCGATCTAGATATCTTGCTGAGTGATAGCGTCCCAGAGCAGATGATCATGCAACGCTCACGCGTTGGTATTACTTCCAAAAAGTGGACTGACAAAGAGATGGCTAGGTTCGACATGCGCTACGGCTATAGGCCGACAGAGCTGATGTTTACCGCCGACGTGATTGCGATTTTAGCGAATGAGAATAACCCTGCAACATCCATCAGTGTCGCTGAACTTATCGATGTGTTTGGTTGCTCTAACGACCCTAAACATCCCAAATGGACGCCAAGTAGTGACACTCGAGGTGGTGAAAGCCTAGACACACACATGTTGCCTTTCGCTATCGACCATAATCTGCAAGGCCATACTACGTTTTCTAGTTGGGTCGAGTGTGGATCTGACGGAGAGTATGCGAATACTCAATTCTTAGCGGATCTGCCGGATCTGATTAACAAGATCGAAGACGAGGATGCCGCCATTGGTTACACCGTCTACTCAGATCAAATCTCAGATGTGAAATGGCTGAGTGTGGTTGATAATCTAGGTGTGAACTACGACTTAAACAAAGAGACGATCCTCTCTGGTCGTTACCCATTAGCCACGGTTTATTACATGTACCTGAATATTCCAGCGCATCGTAAAGGGTTTACTGAGCAAGAGAAGTTCTTTGTTGGGCTTACTTTGTCGGAAGAACATCAAAGCGTGTTGAATCAATACGGTTTCATCAGTTTGCCGCCAGAAGCCATTCAACGTAATAAAGTAAGACTATCGCTTGAAGAGCCAGCAATAGAAGGTGGCTATAAATAA